One genomic window of candidate division WOR-3 bacterium includes the following:
- a CDS encoding proprotein convertase P-domain-containing protein, which translates to MKIFLWLSIVVIMVCLNCGGENNAPVINSVTADPSSVYPGEDVTLTCDAEDEDDDTITYEWSAEAGTLSATDLSSVVWTAPDDSGHFVMEVIVEDKEGLADTGDVTVTVNPNWVYGENLTPYGLSAGQYTNSYIGITDAPTGATVDSLSITVSVTFGAPQELTIRLISPENTPLILWNYGNYPGGTQSITTDSFAGEEVNGAWRLEIYGGFGTTTGTLNYWTITIYWTV; encoded by the coding sequence GTGAAGATTTTTCTATGGTTAAGCATCGTGGTAATCATGGTGTGTCTCAACTGCGGGGGTGAGAATAATGCGCCGGTGATAAACAGCGTCACTGCGGACCCGTCAAGTGTCTATCCAGGGGAAGACGTGACATTGACCTGTGATGCTGAGGATGAAGACGATGATACAATCACCTATGAGTGGTCTGCCGAGGCCGGTACACTATCTGCCACAGATCTATCTTCGGTGGTCTGGACTGCACCCGATGATTCGGGTCACTTTGTCATGGAAGTGATCGTCGAGGATAAGGAGGGCTTGGCTGACACAGGGGATGTGACGGTTACGGTCAATCCGAATTGGGTGTACGGTGAGAATCTGACACCGTATGGACTTTCGGCAGGTCAGTACACTAACAGCTACATAGGTATTACAGATGCTCCGACTGGAGCAACGGTGGATTCGTTGTCGATTACAGTCAGCGTAACGTTCGGTGCGCCACAGGAGCTCACCATAAGGTTAATATCACCCGAAAATACGCCTCTGATACTCTGGAATTATGGTAACTACCCGGGCGGAACTCAATCGATCACAACTGACTCTTTCGCCGGCGAAGAGGTGAATGGCGCGTGGCGACTGGAGATCTACGGCGGCTTCGGCACCACGACCGGAACGCTTAATTACTGGACGATCACAATCTACTGGACAGTATAG
- a CDS encoding alpha/beta fold hydrolase: MIYRSTKLQGCRCFSIMFSGILLFGAETMNNEPIGVNFNSHGYVLKGKFFAAEGECPFPTVLLVQGFPGNEEDVLGLGQRISASGMNAFTFNFRGTHASEGEFTLEGSVEDIGIAFEYLHKEEIVGKFKIDTSSIVLCGYSFGGGMSLTFAANHPEVSRIISIAGTDHGEFVREYLGNESMAKILNESFDEMKSPEGPVRFEGRGALQKLVDSADLYDLRLSAPKLAGREILLIGGWDDMNVTIDNHLLPLYRALKNENGRNVEFLVYQTDHSFSNVREKLAEDIVGWIIKGLK; the protein is encoded by the coding sequence GTGATATATCGATCCACGAAATTACAGGGATGCCGTTGTTTTTCGATCATGTTTTCTGGAATTTTGCTTTTCGGTGCGGAAACAATGAATAATGAACCGATCGGTGTCAATTTCAATAGTCACGGATACGTGCTAAAAGGTAAGTTTTTTGCTGCTGAAGGGGAATGCCCGTTTCCGACTGTTTTATTGGTGCAAGGTTTCCCAGGAAATGAAGAGGATGTATTGGGCCTGGGTCAAAGAATCTCTGCGTCCGGTATGAATGCTTTTACCTTTAATTTTAGAGGAACGCATGCGAGCGAAGGAGAGTTTACCTTAGAAGGCTCAGTTGAAGATATAGGGATTGCATTTGAATATCTTCACAAAGAAGAAATTGTAGGGAAATTCAAAATAGATACCTCAAGCATTGTATTGTGCGGCTACAGCTTCGGGGGAGGGATGTCTCTGACATTCGCAGCAAACCACCCTGAAGTAAGTAGGATCATTTCCATCGCAGGAACTGATCATGGAGAATTTGTTAGGGAATATTTGGGAAATGAATCCATGGCCAAAATCCTTAATGAAAGTTTTGATGAGATGAAATCTCCCGAAGGGCCAGTCCGATTTGAGGGGCGTGGGGCATTACAAAAACTCGTTGATAGTGCAGATCTATATGATTTGAGGCTAAGTGCACCTAAACTTGCGGGCAGAGAAATCTTGTTGATCGGGGGTTGGGATGATATGAACGTTACGATTGATAATCACCTATTGCCTTTATACCGAGCTTTAAAAAACGAAAACGGCCGGAATGTCGAATTCTTGGTTTATCAAACAGACCATTCTTTTTCGAACGTCAGAGAGAAACTAGCGGAAGATATAGTAGGGTGGATAATAAAAGGACTGAAATAA